A genomic window from Astatotilapia calliptera chromosome 12, fAstCal1.2, whole genome shotgun sequence includes:
- the areg gene encoding proheparin-binding EGF-like growth factor, protein MNPLILTCFLCFVCSALSAQGSTTTQSGDQVGVTVDLASGEGLQNLHSDDDELEEDGISGGDDENVSFLDLHPTRDEKKKRKVKGKRRNKHKGKSTTPFNPEHMVFTSGHTSTLRTNEDPCNTSHLGYCIHGYCKHIDGLHEPVCICMKGYDGERCGIQTLGTVKNEPTETNNAELVQTVLVVIAVVLSVISCTAILLMTCAHYRSHKNFLASYLGTVSEQEKLQKHPGDVVV, encoded by the exons ATGAACCCTCTCATCCTCACCTGTTTCCTGTGCTTCG TCTGCAGTGCTCTAAGTGCTCAGGGATCTACAACCACACAGTCAGGTGACCAAGTTGGAGTGACTGTCGACCTGGCCTCAGGGGAAGGCCTCCAGAATTTGCACAGCGATGATGATGAGTTGGAAGAGGACGGGATTTCAGGAGGAGATGATGAAAATGTCAGCTTCCTTG ACTTGCATCCCACCAGagatgagaagaagaaaaggaaggtCAAAGGCAAGAGGAGGAACAAACACAAGGGCAAAAGCACAACTCCTTTCAACCCCGAGCACATGGTCTTCACTAGTGGACACACATCCACTCTCAGGACCAATGAGGATCCCTGCAACACCTCCCACCTGGGCTACTGCATTCATGGATACTGCAAGCACATAGACGGCCTGCATGAACCAGTTTGTAT atgtATGAAGGGTTATGATGGAGAGCGCTGTGGGATCCAGACTCTGGGGACAGTGAAAAATGAGCCCACCGAGACCAACAATGCTGAGCTGGTGCAGACGGTCTTAGTGGTCATCGCCGTGGTTCTTTCAGTCATCAGTTGTACCGCCATACTGCTTATGACCTGTGCTCA ttacaggtcacataaaaactTCCTGGCTTCCTACCTTGGAACCGTGTCAGAGCAGGAGAAGCTTCAGAAACACCCTGGTGACGTTGTCGTTTGA
- the LOC113034337 gene encoding proepiregulin-like: MSLTPHPNRRSKSPLVSYFQKKRHLHLYLTVITRPARPTSELSTEMGISKLSVLLSIIGVMMIWPYVLTESASPRVPSADGASLPAGQGEKQQHVVKRSMQNCESAYDNYCLNNGQCILLVDINEHHCKCETGFIGSRCEKLELVLGPEGEKQIIIIIFFMILLIIGLAGALYLFCRWYEKNNFRRQLKLQGYKGDEMA; encoded by the exons ATGAGTCTGACACCACACCCAAACCGCAGGAGTAAAAGCCCACTGGTTTCCTATTTTCAAAAGAAACGTCACCTGCACCTTTACCTGACAGTTATTACTCGTCCTGCTCGTCCTACCAGCGAACTATCGACTGAGATGGGGATCAGCAAACTGTCAGTGCTCCTGTCAATTATCG GTGTCATGATGATCTGGCCGTATGTACTCACCGAGAGTGCATCACCCAGAGTGCCGTCTGCAGATGGTGCTTCTTTGCCTGCAG GCCAGGGAGAAAAGCAACAGCATGTGGTTAAGCGGTCGATGCAGAACTGTGAAAGCGCATATGACAACTACTGTTTGAACAACGGCCAGTGCATACTGCTCGTGGACATCAATGAACACCACTGCAA GTGTGAGACAGGCTTCATTGGTTCCAGGTGTGAGAAACTGGAACTTGTTTTGGGGCCAGAAGGTGAAAAGCAAATAATTATCATCATTTTCTTCATGATTCTGCTGATTATTGGATTGGCTGGAGCTCTGTACCTTTTCTGCAGATG GTATGAGAAGAATAATTTTCGACGTCAGCTGAAGCTGCAGGGTTACAAAGGAGACGAGATGGCTTAG
- the epgn gene encoding epigen, with protein sequence MVTQRQTYLEKPFLPAVTVLVLLAAAGHSAVVNDNLQTKAPPLSNSSLTTQFSNSSMELPQVLPLHKPCRSEHASYCVNGGKCMYPQDSDKPSCICEPSYSGPRCMFVEPIRGVTLLDVEQVIGIIFGVFILIIFLTIAFYFFVYKRCTESTVPIKYAPAKTSV encoded by the exons ATGGTCACACAAAGACAGACGTACCTGGAGAAAC cgtTTCTGCCGGCAGTGACGGTGCTGGTGCTTTTGGCTGCAGCAGGACATTCTGCAGTGGTGAATGATAATCTCCAGACCAAAGCACCGCCTCTGTCAAACTCATCTCTGACCACTCAGTTTAGCAACA GTAGCATGGAGTTGCCTCAAGTCCTACCTTTACACAAGCCATGTAGAAGCGAACATGCTTCTTATTGTGTAAACGGTGGCAAGTGCATGTATCCGCAAGACAGTGACAAACCTTCTTGCAT CTGCGAACCCTCGTACAGCGGGCCACGCTGCATGTTTGTGGAACCAATTCGTGGTGTTACTTTGCTTGATGTAGAGCAAGTCATTGGCATTATTTTCGGGGTGTTCATACTCATCATATTTTTGACGATCGCATTTTACTTCTTTGTCTACAAGAG gTGTACAGAATCGACGGTGCCAATAAAATATGCACCTGCTAAGACCTCGGTGTGA
- the mthfd2l gene encoding putative bifunctional methylenetetrahydrofolate dehydrogenase/cyclohydrolase 2 — MAASVSPLRSSFRICSPLTLHHHCCRAKLRMHRKCESQKRHLHESATRHAAVVISGTELARQLHREIQRDVEELVAQGNMRPHLGVVLVGDDPASHTYVKNKTRAASILGISSDTVVRPSTVSQEELLELIDKMNRDWRVSGLLVQLPLPEHINERAVCNAIAPEKDVDGFHIVNIGKLCLDQRSMVPATPAAVWEIIKRAGIETVGKNVLVAGRSKNVGMPIAMLLHTDRHHERPGGDATVTITHRCTPKERLKELTRLADIIIAAAGVPELITADMVKEGAAVIDVGINRIKDPNTGKLRLIGDVDFEGVKERAGFITPVPGGVGPMTVAMLMKNTVTAARNALMH, encoded by the exons atggcgGCCTCTGTTTCACCGCTACGCTCCTCCTTCAGGATTTGTAGCCCTTTAACGTTACACCATCACTGCTGCCGGGCCAAACTGCGGATGCACAGAAAATGCGAGAGTCAAAAGAGACATCTACACGAGTCGGCGACGAG GCATGCCGCTGTGGTGATTTCCGGAACAGAGTTAGCTCGTCAGCTGCACAGAGAAATCCAGCGTGATGTGGAAGAGCTGGTAGCTCAGGGCAACATGAGACCACACCTAGGTGTGGTCTTAGTGGGTGACGACCCAGCCAGTCACACCTACGTTAAGAACAAGACCCGCGCAGCCAGCATCCTGG GTATTTCCAGTGATACAGTGGTGCGGCCCAGCACAGTGTCTcaggaggagctgctggagctgaTTGACAAGATGAACCGTGACTGGAGGGTCAGTGGCTTATTGGTGCAGCTCCCACTTCCAG AGCACATAAATGAGAGAGCAGTATGCAACGCCATCGCTCCAGAGAAGGATGTGGATGGCTTCCATATTGTGAACATCGGTAAGCTGTGCCTGGACCAGAGATCCATGGTGCCAGCCACTCCTGCAGCTGTCTGGGAGATCATCAAAAGAGCAG GTATTGAGACTGTGGGGAAGAATGTCCTTGTTGCTGGTCGCTCCAAAAATGTTGGAATGCCCATTGCAATGTTGCTGCATACTGATCGCCATCATGAGCGTCCTGGAG GTGATGCCACAGTGACCATTACCCACAGATGTACTCCAAAGGAAAGGCTCAAAGAGCTAACCCGCCTGGCTGACATCATTATTGCAGCAGCAG GTGTTCCTGAGCTGATCACAGCAGATATGGTGAAAGAAGGTGCAGCAGTCATTGATGTGGGTATAAATCGCATCAAGGatccaaacacaggaaaacttCGGCTCATTGGTGATGTGGACTTTGAGg GAGTGAAGGAGAGAGCAGGTTTCATCACACCTGTCCCCGGAGGGGTGGGTCCAATGACGGTCGCCATGCTGATGAAGAACACTGTGACTGCTGCCAGAAACGCACTGAtgcattaa